From one Agathobaculum sp. NTUH-O15-33 genomic stretch:
- the iolE gene encoding myo-inosose-2 dehydratase, with the protein MERRFYNVKIGAHPINWCNDDMDFLGDEYTFEQIIDEAAAAGYAGIELGRKFPRDPKILRRELGKRDLVLTSGWCDTMFACAELRDEYFHAFQEKARFFQEMGCRYIIAAEGTNSSCWDPREYRAKQGVRKMNDTEWKLFTDGLNEAGVFCQTLGMELVYHVHTGTVIETLEETLKMCDMTDSNLVFILADTGHLKVCGVNIPQFFETFANRIRYVHLKDVRPLVLKIVRQFNMDFNSAVQVGLFTVPGDGCIDYPAVFDILEKNHYQGWMMVEAEQYIKTPNAYEFAEMARGYIRKLTGV; encoded by the coding sequence ATGGAAAGACGCTTTTATAACGTGAAGATCGGTGCGCATCCCATCAACTGGTGCAATGATGACATGGATTTTCTGGGAGATGAGTATACCTTTGAACAAATCATTGATGAGGCGGCGGCGGCCGGCTATGCCGGGATTGAACTCGGAAGAAAATTTCCGCGCGATCCAAAGATTTTAAGACGCGAACTGGGTAAGCGGGATTTGGTGCTTACATCCGGCTGGTGCGACACCATGTTTGCTTGTGCAGAGCTAAGGGACGAATATTTCCACGCATTTCAGGAAAAGGCACGATTCTTTCAAGAGATGGGGTGCCGCTATATCATCGCAGCCGAGGGCACAAATTCGTCCTGCTGGGATCCCCGCGAATACCGCGCAAAGCAGGGCGTGCGGAAAATGAACGATACGGAATGGAAGCTGTTTACGGATGGCCTGAACGAGGCGGGCGTTTTTTGCCAAACGCTCGGCATGGAGCTGGTGTATCACGTACACACCGGCACAGTGATTGAAACGCTGGAAGAAACGCTGAAAATGTGCGATATGACCGATTCCAATCTCGTTTTTATTCTCGCCGATACCGGCCATCTAAAAGTATGCGGCGTGAATATCCCTCAGTTTTTTGAGACCTTTGCCAATCGTATCCGCTACGTGCATCTCAAGGATGTCCGCCCGCTCGTGCTCAAAATTGTACGGCAGTTTAACATGGATTTCAACAGCGCAGTGCAGGTTGGGTTGTTCACCGTTCCCGGCGACGGCTGCATCGATTACCCTGCTGTCTTTGATATTTTAGAGAAAAATCACTATCAGGGATGGATGATGGTAGAGGCCGAACAGTATATCAAAACGCCGAACGCCTATGAGTTCGCCGAAATGGCGCGTGGATACATTCGCAAGCTGACAGGAGTTTAA
- a CDS encoding NAD(+) synthase, with protein MEDGFIKVAAATPALRVADCPYNALEIVKLAREAAGKGAKLCVFPELCLTGYTCGDLLWHQTLLDGALDALQTVLEQLAALDMLVAVGLPFMAEGRLFNVAAVCYHNEVLGLVPKRNLPNYAEFYEGRHFTAGHAAFLPAGDIELRFPSGRVQKNVALTGDQLFCCEGLPAFTLGVEICEDLWVPQPPSTTLAQLGATVIVNLSASDELIGKAAYRRELVKSQSARLLCAYVYADAGFGESTQDLVFAGHDLIAENGALLAESRRFEGGVVYADLDLDRLQHERRRMGSFSPRSEGQACRRQRFALPRTTCDLRNRWFPRTPFVPQDDAVRAERCEEILTIQAVGLATRLHHTGSKTAVVGLSGGLDSTLALIVAAHAFDRLGLDRSGILAVTMPCFGTTQRTRGNAEKLAEAYGVTLQTVDIKAAVDQHFADIGQSKDDLTVTFENAQARMRTLVLMNLANKNGGMVVGTGDLSELALGWATYNGDHMSMYGVNASIPKTLVRYLVAYEADRAEGTLGEVLRDVLDTPVSPELLPPKDGEISQKTEDLVGPYELHDFFLYYMLRFGYPPAKIFRAALKAFDGEYDRETIKKWLTTFLRRFFTQQFKRSCLPDGPKVGTVALSPRGDWRMPSDASAKLWLDAAEQL; from the coding sequence ATGGAAGATGGTTTTATCAAGGTGGCGGCGGCAACGCCCGCGCTGCGCGTGGCGGACTGCCCCTATAACGCCTTGGAAATTGTAAAGCTGGCACGCGAGGCCGCCGGTAAAGGCGCGAAGCTCTGCGTGTTCCCCGAGCTGTGCCTGACCGGCTATACCTGCGGCGACCTGCTGTGGCACCAGACCCTGCTGGACGGCGCGCTGGACGCGCTGCAAACCGTTTTGGAGCAGTTGGCGGCGCTCGATATGCTGGTGGCCGTCGGCCTGCCGTTCATGGCGGAGGGCAGGCTCTTCAACGTCGCCGCCGTTTGCTACCACAACGAGGTGCTCGGCCTTGTGCCCAAGCGCAATTTGCCCAATTACGCCGAGTTCTACGAAGGCCGCCACTTTACGGCGGGCCACGCCGCGTTTTTACCCGCGGGCGATATCGAGCTGCGCTTTCCCAGCGGCCGCGTGCAGAAAAACGTCGCCCTGACCGGCGACCAGCTGTTCTGCTGCGAAGGCTTGCCCGCGTTTACCCTCGGCGTTGAGATCTGCGAGGACCTTTGGGTGCCCCAGCCGCCCTCCACCACGCTGGCGCAGCTGGGCGCAACGGTCATCGTCAACCTGTCCGCTTCGGATGAGCTGATCGGCAAGGCCGCTTACCGCCGCGAGCTGGTAAAGAGCCAGTCCGCGCGCCTGCTGTGCGCCTATGTATACGCGGACGCGGGCTTTGGCGAATCGACGCAGGATCTCGTCTTTGCCGGGCACGACCTGATCGCGGAAAACGGCGCGCTGCTCGCGGAAAGCCGCCGCTTTGAGGGCGGCGTGGTATATGCCGATCTGGATTTGGACCGCTTGCAGCACGAACGCCGCCGCATGGGCAGCTTTAGCCCCCGGAGCGAGGGGCAGGCCTGCCGCCGCCAGCGGTTCGCTCTGCCGCGGACCACCTGCGACCTGCGAAACCGCTGGTTCCCGCGCACCCCGTTCGTGCCGCAGGATGACGCCGTGCGCGCCGAGCGCTGTGAGGAAATCTTGACCATACAGGCGGTCGGCCTTGCCACGCGGCTGCACCATACCGGCAGCAAAACCGCCGTTGTCGGCCTGTCCGGCGGGCTGGATTCGACGCTCGCCCTGATCGTTGCGGCGCATGCGTTCGACCGGCTCGGACTCGACCGGTCGGGCATTCTCGCGGTCACCATGCCCTGCTTCGGCACGACCCAGCGCACCCGCGGCAACGCGGAAAAGCTGGCGGAAGCTTACGGCGTGACCCTACAGACCGTCGATATCAAAGCGGCGGTCGATCAGCACTTTGCCGATATCGGCCAGTCCAAGGACGACCTGACCGTAACCTTTGAAAACGCGCAGGCGCGTATGCGCACGCTGGTCTTGATGAACCTTGCCAACAAGAACGGCGGCATGGTGGTTGGCACGGGCGACCTGTCCGAGCTCGCGCTTGGCTGGGCCACCTATAATGGCGACCACATGAGCATGTACGGCGTCAACGCCTCCATCCCCAAAACGCTGGTGCGCTATCTGGTCGCTTACGAGGCCGACCGCGCCGAGGGCACGCTGGGCGAGGTGCTGCGCGACGTGCTGGATACCCCCGTATCCCCCGAATTGCTGCCGCCCAAGGACGGCGAGATCAGCCAAAAGACCGAGGACCTTGTCGGCCCGTACGAACTGCACGATTTCTTCCTGTATTATATGCTGCGCTTCGGCTACCCGCCGGCTAAAATTTTCCGCGCGGCGCTGAAGGCCTTTGACGGCGAATACGACCGCGAAACGATCAAAAAGTGGCTCACTACCTTTCTGCGCCGCTTTTTCACCCAGCAATTCAAGCGCTCCTGTCTGCCGGACGGCCCTAAGGTCGGCACGGTCGCCCTGTCCCCGCGCGGCGATTGGCGCATGCCGTCGGACGCCAGCGCGAAGCTGTGGCTGGACGCCGCCGAGCAGCTTTGA
- a CDS encoding VanZ family protein, giving the protein MRTLIRRLAAVIAAAVFCLNLYVELSPRYVVGPEWKLAFAVAFALPLALAFFCGVPRAARQKRRHDFWLILFWYYLWVLLNVLFFDNAFGRGFAPDPTFSAVNLEPLRTIRNYLLAYGYGNISLRLTVLNLAGNVVAFAPMGFFLPALFRWQRSVFFYTASLALAISAVEIAQIYSGAGSCDVDDLILNLAGALVVYLICRIPPIWRHVCSVTPKKGD; this is encoded by the coding sequence TTGAGAACACTGATCCGCAGGCTCGCGGCGGTGATTGCCGCCGCGGTGTTCTGCCTGAATCTTTACGTGGAGCTTTCCCCCCGGTACGTGGTCGGCCCGGAGTGGAAGCTCGCCTTTGCAGTCGCTTTCGCCCTGCCGCTCGCGCTCGCCTTTTTCTGCGGCGTGCCGCGCGCGGCGCGGCAAAAGCGCAGGCACGATTTTTGGCTTATCCTATTCTGGTACTACTTATGGGTACTTTTGAACGTGCTGTTTTTCGACAATGCGTTTGGGCGCGGTTTTGCGCCCGATCCCACGTTTTCAGCGGTTAATTTGGAGCCGCTGCGCACGATCCGCAATTATTTGCTGGCCTATGGCTACGGTAACATTTCCCTGCGGCTTACGGTATTGAACCTCGCGGGCAATGTGGTGGCCTTTGCGCCGATGGGCTTTTTTCTGCCCGCGCTGTTCCGCTGGCAGCGCAGCGTGTTTTTCTATACGGCGTCGCTCGCGCTGGCGATCTCCGCGGTTGAGATCGCGCAGATCTATTCGGGCGCGGGCTCGTGCGATGTGGATGATCTGATTTTAAATCTGGCAGGCGCGCTGGTTGTCTACCTGATCTGCCGCATTCCGCCCATCTGGCGGCATGTGTGCAGCGTGACCCCTAAAAAAGGAGACTGA
- a CDS encoding Gfo/Idh/MocA family protein produces MRWGIIGSGTIVTQFVNDTRQLNDTELAALYSRSAEKAARFAAQHGIGKAYASLQEMLADSTIENIYIGVPNNLHLDYVLQCVAAGKNVLCEKPMGINQTQVQTMLQAAKQNHVLLMEGMWTRFFPVMHTLRGWFADGTLGNLRAANISLGYNAIAAGETATWRFDLKSGFGALMDMGVYGVHFALDLCGGAAPTTIQGAAHIANGLDYYNSYLLNFGGKLISASSSIVNDTDLTAKIYTDKGEVEIGSPWWYPTDISLSLISGEKRTIRFPREADGLHYEVQAFEQCAQRGLTECPLSSHKNSLQAIAIMDELRKQWHVRYPQDDQA; encoded by the coding sequence ATGCGTTGGGGCATTATCGGTTCCGGAACCATTGTAACACAATTTGTTAACGACACAAGGCAGCTTAATGATACCGAGCTTGCCGCGCTCTATTCCCGATCTGCGGAAAAGGCGGCGCGCTTTGCCGCACAACACGGTATAGGTAAAGCCTATGCTTCATTGCAAGAGATGCTCGCCGATTCCACGATCGAAAATATCTATATCGGGGTGCCCAACAACCTGCACCTTGATTATGTGCTGCAATGTGTGGCTGCCGGTAAAAATGTTTTATGTGAAAAGCCAATGGGCATTAATCAGACGCAAGTCCAAACAATGCTGCAAGCCGCCAAACAGAACCATGTGCTGCTGATGGAAGGCATGTGGACGCGTTTTTTCCCCGTAATGCATACACTGCGCGGTTGGTTTGCGGACGGCACGCTGGGGAACCTGCGCGCAGCCAATATTTCGCTTGGCTATAATGCGATCGCGGCGGGCGAAACAGCAACCTGGCGGTTCGACCTAAAATCTGGCTTTGGCGCGCTGATGGACATGGGAGTATACGGCGTACACTTTGCGCTCGACCTGTGTGGTGGCGCCGCGCCTACCACGATACAAGGGGCGGCTCATATCGCAAACGGACTAGACTACTATAATAGCTATCTGCTGAATTTTGGCGGCAAACTCATTTCGGCCTCCTCCTCTATCGTCAACGATACGGATCTTACCGCCAAAATTTATACTGACAAGGGCGAGGTGGAGATCGGCTCGCCGTGGTGGTATCCCACCGACATTTCGCTTTCTCTCATAAGCGGCGAAAAAAGAACGATTCGTTTTCCCCGCGAAGCCGACGGCCTGCATTACGAGGTACAGGCGTTCGAGCAATGTGCACAGCGAGGGCTGACCGAATGCCCGCTGTCCTCCCACAAAAATTCACTACAGGCAATCGCAATCATGGACGAGCTCCGCAAGCAATGGCATGTACGGTATCCGCAGGACGATCAGGCGTAA
- a CDS encoding zinc-dependent alcohol dehydrogenase has product MKIKAVRMHGAMDLRMDEVTLPELKSNQVLMQIRACGICGSDIACYEGRSVEGRYDIAPYIPGHEFGATIIKIGEEVKNFSVGDKVTGDCTMGCNACVNCKNGLMPSACLNTIDAGFRPDSPGAMGEYMIMNEANIHKIPDDWSFEEAALVEAFAIGYFGVWGRGGSVDATDDVLIFGAGTIGVCAAITAKASSCKVIIADPVASRRQKALQFGADIALDPLSDDFFEQVLYHTGGHGPTITIEAAGNSAAAAAAIKAAGQCSKIRFIGINMKQLPVIPFDIVSKNLTIAGYSGTEHFMTRTIKFLSRIKDRYDLQSMCTKYFEFKDTVQAFDYAANNKEDNLKVMIRFP; this is encoded by the coding sequence ATGAAAATAAAAGCGGTGCGCATGCACGGTGCGATGGATCTACGCATGGACGAGGTCACGCTGCCGGAGCTCAAATCCAATCAGGTACTAATGCAGATCAGGGCCTGCGGCATCTGCGGTTCGGACATCGCCTGCTACGAAGGCCGGTCGGTAGAGGGTCGATATGATATCGCCCCCTACATCCCCGGCCATGAGTTTGGCGCGACGATCATCAAAATCGGCGAGGAAGTCAAAAACTTCTCGGTGGGTGACAAGGTGACCGGCGACTGCACCATGGGCTGCAATGCCTGTGTTAACTGCAAAAACGGGCTGATGCCCTCCGCCTGTCTGAACACGATCGATGCAGGCTTTCGTCCGGACAGCCCGGGCGCCATGGGCGAATACATGATCATGAACGAGGCCAACATTCATAAGATCCCCGACGATTGGAGCTTTGAAGAGGCCGCGCTGGTAGAGGCGTTCGCCATTGGTTATTTCGGCGTATGGGGCAGGGGTGGCAGCGTGGATGCAACGGACGATGTTTTGATATTTGGCGCGGGTACGATCGGTGTATGTGCTGCGATAACCGCCAAAGCGTCGAGCTGCAAAGTGATCATTGCCGATCCCGTAGCGTCCCGCCGGCAAAAGGCGCTGCAATTCGGCGCGGATATCGCTCTTGACCCCTTATCTGACGACTTTTTCGAGCAGGTGTTATATCACACAGGCGGGCACGGCCCGACGATCACGATCGAAGCCGCTGGTAACTCAGCCGCCGCCGCGGCCGCTATCAAAGCCGCCGGGCAGTGCTCCAAGATCCGCTTCATCGGCATTAATATGAAGCAGCTGCCCGTTATCCCTTTTGATATCGTCAGCAAAAACCTGACGATCGCAGGCTACAGCGGTACCGAGCATTTTATGACGCGCACGATCAAATTCTTGTCTCGTATCAAGGACCGGTACGACCTACAGTCCATGTGCACGAAATATTTCGAATTTAAGGACACGGTCCAAGCGTTCGATTACGCAGCAAACAACAAGGAAGATAATCTAAAGGTAATGATTCGCTTTCCGTGA
- a CDS encoding citrate/2-methylcitrate synthase, with amino-acid sequence MTHEPSFVGEELLGELCESFRLNTRIPPELFSRYGIKRGLRNSDGTGVLVGMSRLGNVHGYIMNEGEREPIEGRLTYRGYNVYDLIRGLELENRFGFEEVGYLLMCGSLPTRRQLADFQHTIGLERALPENFTEDMIMRAPSRDIMNKLAAATLALYSYDANPDETTVENIMRQGISLTAKFPVIISHAYQAKRRYFDGDSMFLHVPDPDRSTAENILHLIRPDGQYTDEEAKLLDRCLILHAEHGGGNNSTFTVRVTSSSGTDTYSAISAAVSSLKGPRHGGANLRVVSQFDEIKQNVSNWKDEEEVRAYLAKILDGEAGDGSGLIYGMGHAIYTKSDPRAVALKDAARPLAEQKGFTDEMDLLELIERITPGVFAEKKGDVKPMCANVDMYSGFVYKMLGLPRSLYTPLFATARIVGWMAHRLEEVSTGGKIMRPAFKPLSKSAEYRYLAERG; translated from the coding sequence ATGACACATGAACCCAGCTTTGTAGGGGAGGAACTGCTGGGCGAACTCTGCGAGAGTTTCCGCCTGAACACCCGTATTCCACCCGAGCTTTTCTCCCGCTACGGCATCAAGCGCGGCCTGCGTAATTCCGACGGCACCGGCGTGCTCGTGGGTATGAGCCGTCTCGGCAACGTGCACGGCTACATCATGAACGAGGGCGAGCGCGAGCCGATCGAAGGCCGCCTGACCTATCGCGGCTATAATGTATACGACCTGATCCGCGGGCTGGAGCTGGAAAACCGCTTTGGCTTTGAGGAAGTCGGCTATCTGCTGATGTGCGGCTCGCTGCCGACCCGCCGCCAGCTGGCTGATTTTCAGCACACGATCGGTCTGGAACGCGCACTGCCGGAAAACTTTACCGAGGATATGATCATGCGCGCGCCCAGCCGCGATATCATGAACAAGCTGGCCGCCGCCACGCTGGCCCTTTATTCGTATGATGCAAATCCGGACGAGACCACGGTGGAAAACATCATGCGGCAGGGCATCAGCCTGACGGCCAAGTTCCCGGTCATCATTTCGCACGCCTATCAGGCCAAGCGCCGCTATTTCGACGGCGACTCCATGTTCCTGCACGTGCCCGACCCGGATCGCTCCACCGCGGAAAACATCCTGCACCTGATCCGGCCGGACGGCCAATACACGGACGAGGAAGCAAAGCTGCTTGATCGCTGCCTGATCCTGCACGCCGAGCACGGCGGCGGTAATAACTCCACCTTTACGGTGCGCGTTACCTCGTCCTCGGGCACGGATACCTATTCGGCAATCTCGGCGGCGGTATCCTCGCTCAAGGGGCCGCGCCACGGCGGCGCGAACCTGCGCGTCGTCAGCCAGTTCGACGAGATCAAGCAGAACGTTTCCAACTGGAAGGACGAAGAGGAGGTCCGCGCCTACCTCGCCAAGATACTGGACGGCGAAGCCGGCGACGGCTCCGGCCTGATCTACGGCATGGGCCACGCGATCTATACCAAGAGCGATCCGCGCGCGGTCGCCCTGAAGGATGCGGCGCGTCCGCTGGCCGAACAAAAGGGCTTTACCGACGAAATGGACCTGCTTGAGCTGATTGAGCGCATCACACCCGGCGTGTTTGCTGAAAAGAAGGGCGATGTGAAGCCCATGTGCGCCAATGTGGATATGTACTCCGGCTTCGTATACAAAATGCTCGGCCTGCCGCGCTCGCTGTATACGCCGTTGTTCGCCACCGCCCGTATCGTCGGCTGGATGGCGCACCGTCTCGAAGAGGTATCGACCGGCGGCAAGATCATGCGCCCCGCGTTCAAGCCGCTTTCCAAGTCGGCGGAGTACCGCTACCTTGCGGAACGGGGATAA
- the serC gene encoding 3-phosphoserine/phosphohydroxythreonine transaminase, with protein sequence MADNRIFNFSAGPSMLPVPVLERAASEMLNYKGSGMSVMEMSHRSKVYDAVIKDAEAALRRVMNIPENYTVLFLQGGATTQFAAIPMNLMKTGKADYAVTGNFANNAYKEAVKFGDIHVAYSSKETNFDHVPAQNELDLNADADYFYICANNTIYGTEYSYDPETPENVPLVADMSSNILSKPVDVSKYGVIYAGAQKNMGPAGLTVVIVRDDLLGSYPKEKYPAMLDWKLMADKESMYNTPPTYAIYVLGLVLEWVESLGGLTEMARRAEEKSSLLYDYLDSTDFYQAVAAKDSRSRMNVTFRTGNDELDAKFAKESAAAGMSNLKGHRSVGGMRASIYNAMPLEGVQTLIDFMKKFEAANK encoded by the coding sequence ATGGCTGACAATCGTATTTTCAACTTTTCCGCAGGCCCCTCCATGCTGCCGGTTCCCGTGCTCGAACGCGCGGCATCCGAAATGCTCAATTACAAGGGCTCCGGCATGTCTGTCATGGAGATGAGTCACCGCTCCAAGGTATATGACGCCGTCATCAAGGACGCCGAGGCCGCGCTGCGCCGTGTCATGAACATCCCGGAAAATTACACGGTGCTGTTCCTGCAAGGCGGCGCGACCACGCAGTTCGCGGCCATCCCGATGAATCTGATGAAGACCGGCAAGGCCGATTACGCCGTGACCGGTAACTTTGCAAACAACGCGTACAAGGAAGCCGTGAAGTTCGGCGATATCCATGTTGCGTATTCTTCCAAGGAAACCAATTTCGACCACGTGCCCGCGCAGAACGAGCTTGACCTGAACGCGGACGCGGACTATTTCTATATCTGCGCCAACAATACCATCTATGGCACCGAATACTCTTATGACCCCGAAACGCCCGAAAATGTTCCGCTCGTGGCGGATATGTCGTCCAACATCCTGTCCAAGCCGGTCGACGTTTCCAAATATGGCGTTATTTACGCCGGCGCGCAGAAGAACATGGGCCCCGCCGGCCTGACCGTCGTGATCGTGCGCGACGACCTGCTCGGCTCCTACCCCAAGGAAAAGTACCCGGCCATGCTGGACTGGAAGCTGATGGCCGACAAGGAAAGCATGTACAACACGCCCCCGACCTATGCCATCTATGTGCTCGGTCTGGTGCTTGAGTGGGTGGAATCCCTCGGCGGCCTGACCGAAATGGCCCGCCGCGCCGAAGAAAAGAGCAGCCTGCTGTACGATTACCTCGATTCGACCGATTTTTATCAGGCCGTTGCCGCGAAGGACAGCCGCAGCCGCATGAACGTCACCTTCCGCACCGGAAACGACGAGCTCGACGCCAAGTTCGCCAAGGAATCCGCCGCCGCGGGCATGTCGAACCTCAAGGGCCACCGCTCGGTAGGCGGTATGCGCGCCTCGATCTACAACGCCATGCCGCTCGAGGGCGTACAGACGCTGATCGACTTCATGAAAAAATTTGAAGCCGCCAATAAGTAA
- a CDS encoding prephenate dehydrogenase — protein MMTFNTVLIAGLGLMGGSMAKTIKARTNCRVLGWNRTRETAERAKSDGDIDAVAGEALFGEADLIIIGLYPQATVDWLLDAMPKLKKGCVVVDMVGVKRFMVDRLEQAALDNGVHFVGGHPMAGREFSGFDYAISTLFDGASMIFVPTKSSDEQVLQSLESYFMSLGFGQTVRCTAEQHDRMIAFTSQLAHVVSSAYIKSPEADQHNGYSAGSYRDLTRVAKLNENMWSELFLCNAEALAAEIDEIIGHLDEYRRVIRAGDRDTLTALLRDGRERKERIG, from the coding sequence ATGATGACGTTCAACACCGTACTGATCGCGGGCCTCGGCCTGATGGGCGGCTCGATGGCCAAAACCATCAAAGCGCGCACGAATTGCCGCGTGCTTGGCTGGAACCGCACCCGCGAAACCGCCGAGCGCGCCAAATCGGATGGCGATATCGACGCGGTCGCCGGCGAAGCGCTCTTTGGCGAAGCCGATCTGATCATCATCGGCCTGTATCCGCAGGCCACGGTGGATTGGCTGCTTGACGCCATGCCCAAGCTGAAAAAGGGCTGCGTCGTGGTCGATATGGTAGGCGTCAAGCGGTTCATGGTGGACCGGCTGGAGCAGGCCGCGCTGGACAACGGCGTGCACTTTGTCGGCGGACACCCAATGGCGGGGCGCGAGTTTTCCGGTTTCGATTACGCAATCTCGACCCTGTTCGACGGAGCGAGCATGATCTTCGTGCCCACCAAAAGCAGCGACGAGCAGGTGCTTCAATCGCTCGAATCGTATTTCATGTCCCTTGGCTTCGGGCAGACCGTGCGCTGCACCGCCGAGCAACATGACAGAATGATCGCCTTCACCTCGCAACTCGCGCATGTGGTCTCCTCCGCTTACATCAAAAGCCCGGAAGCCGACCAGCACAACGGCTACTCGGCAGGTTCTTACCGCGATCTCACGCGCGTGGCCAAGCTCAACGAGAATATGTGGAGCGAGCTGTTCCTGTGCAACGCGGAAGCGCTCGCCGCCGAGATCGACGAGATCATCGGGCATCTGGACGAATACCGCCGCGTCATCCGCGCGGGCGACCGCGACACCCTCACCGCCCTGCTGCGCGACGGACGGGAACGCAAGGAACGGATCGGATAA
- a CDS encoding helix-turn-helix domain-containing protein has translation MQKQTLGNMIASLRKERGMTQAELAAIMNITDKAVSKWERDLSCPDIASLPKLAETLQVSVDELMQVRERGGSGADKQSARDVIGLVFKAVTLAMGVAVVVLSRMKALDTDAGFTLLGIGVACAGICLLQNKSGADK, from the coding sequence ATGCAAAAACAAACGCTGGGCAACATGATCGCATCCTTGCGCAAGGAACGCGGGATGACGCAGGCCGAACTGGCCGCCATCATGAATATCACCGATAAGGCCGTTTCCAAATGGGAGCGCGATCTGTCCTGTCCGGATATCGCTTCGTTGCCTAAGCTCGCGGAAACGCTTCAGGTATCGGTGGATGAGCTGATGCAGGTTCGCGAGCGGGGCGGCAGCGGCGCGGACAAGCAAAGCGCGCGGGATGTCATCGGTCTGGTTTTCAAAGCGGTGACGCTCGCCATGGGCGTCGCGGTCGTGGTATTGTCACGGATGAAAGCGCTCGATACGGACGCCGGCTTTACGCTGCTGGGCATTGGCGTAGCTTGCGCGGGGATTTGTCTGTTGCAGAATAAGAGTGGCGCCGACAAATAA
- a CDS encoding LacI family DNA-binding transcriptional regulator, which yields MRVTIRDIAQASGYTVATISRALNNNALVSEKTRRHIRDIADQMGYVRTPTAESTVAPVIGIVVPDITNPYFPPLIQGAQDTLRAAGYSLVLCNSAGKLQNEVEAMQTLTNLEICGMIMDPLSDDSYRNIRQINESVPVVFISNRPKGPNLHYISIDNYAAAAMATNYLVSLGHHRIAYIGSDDATYTYHERRRGFIEAMERHFGSDQESPLLTVYPDRRGGFEATNHILTCGSELPTAFFASNDCIALGILEYLWMHGFRVPEDISVIGIDNIEYSSMPRINLTTIEEPRYHLGELAAQAILQVLHRSAEDKTPIQKVIEPRLIIRNTCGKL from the coding sequence ATGAGAGTTACCATTCGAGATATTGCACAGGCCTCCGGCTATACGGTAGCCACCATATCCCGCGCGCTCAATAACAATGCCTTGGTCAGTGAAAAAACGCGCAGGCATATTCGTGATATCGCTGATCAAATGGGTTATGTGCGCACACCGACCGCAGAAAGTACTGTAGCACCTGTCATAGGCATTGTCGTTCCGGATATTACGAACCCCTATTTTCCACCACTCATACAGGGGGCACAGGATACGTTGCGCGCCGCGGGCTACAGTCTGGTACTGTGCAACAGCGCAGGTAAGCTGCAAAATGAAGTAGAGGCGATGCAAACGCTGACCAATCTGGAAATCTGCGGTATGATCATGGATCCGCTGTCCGATGATTCCTATCGTAATATAAGGCAGATAAACGAATCTGTGCCCGTAGTGTTTATTTCTAACCGGCCCAAAGGGCCAAACCTGCACTATATTTCGATCGATAACTATGCTGCGGCAGCTATGGCGACCAATTATCTGGTTTCGCTGGGCCATCACCGTATTGCTTATATCGGTAGTGATGATGCAACGTATACATATCATGAACGGAGGCGGGGCTTTATTGAAGCAATGGAACGGCATTTTGGCTCGGATCAGGAAAGTCCGCTGCTTACGGTTTATCCAGATCGTCGAGGCGGTTTTGAGGCCACCAATCATATCCTGACATGCGGCAGTGAGCTGCCTACCGCTTTTTTTGCCAGTAACGATTGCATCGCGCTTGGAATACTGGAATATCTTTGGATGCACGGCTTTCGCGTTCCGGAAGATATTTCAGTGATCGGCATTGATAATATTGAATATTCCTCTATGCCGCGTATCAATCTGACCACGATTGAAGAGCCGCGCTATCATTTGGGAGAGCTGGCGGCGCAGGCGATCCTGCAAGTGCTTCATCGTTCGGCGGAGGACAAAACGCCGATCCAGAAGGTGATAGAGCCTCGGCTGATTATTCGAAATACCTGTGGAAAATTGTAA